The following are encoded in a window of Amaranthus tricolor cultivar Red isolate AtriRed21 chromosome 2, ASM2621246v1, whole genome shotgun sequence genomic DNA:
- the LOC130802026 gene encoding peroxisome biogenesis protein 22-like — MAESSKDELLQLVKRISDFFTVKMSNFFTIAFQKVDVFSVSAFAGLAIAIVFTWKIFPSAPQRRQPKRQPTVASGSGTNLQTNATVEMSVASASSEDLRAQDVVDDFFQPVKPTLAQIVRQKLCEGRKVTCRLLGVVLEETSPEELQTKVTVRSSVLEVLLEITKFCDLYLMERILDDTSEKRVLLALEEAGIFTSGGLIRDKVLFCSTEIGRTSFVRQLEPDWHIDSNFEIISQLARFIKYQLHISPSKPERLASNVFCSTSLEHFFGCV, encoded by the exons ATGGCTGAATCATCCAAAGATGAGTTGCTTCAGCTTGTCAAGCGAATAAGTGATTTTTTCACCGTTAAGATGTCGAATTTCTTCACCATCGCCTTCCAAAAAGTA GATGTATTTTCTGTTAGTGCCTTTGCGGGACTTGCTATTGCTATAGTATTTACATGGAAAATATTTCCAAGTGCTCCACAAAGAAGGCAACCAAAGAGGCAACCTACTGTTGCTAGTGGTTCTGGTACCAATTTGCAGACTAATGCTACCGTTGAGATGTCTGTTGCTTCTGCTTCATCTGAGGATTTGAGGGCACAGGATGTGGTGGATGATTTTTTTCAGCCTGTGAAG CCAACATTGGCCCAAATTGTCAGGCAAAAATTGTGCGAAGGGAGGAAA GTGACCTGTCGCTTGCTTGGTGTTGTTCTTGAAGAAACTAGTCCGGAAGAACTTCAG ACGAAAGTAACAGTTAGATCCTCTGTACTGGAAGTGTTGTTGGAGATTACGAAATTTTGTGACCTATACCTCATGGAACGCATTCTTGATGACACAAGTGAA AAAAGGGTTCTTTTGGCTTTGGAGGAAGCTGGGATCTTCACGTCTGGAGGTTTGATCAGAGACAAG GTTTTATTTTGTAGTACGGAGATTGGACGTACATCATTTGTACGGCAATTGGAGCCAGATTGGCATATCGACTCAAATTTCGAAATCATATCTCAGTTAGCG AGGTTCATCAAATATCAGCTTCATATTTCTCCTAGCAAACCCGAGAGATTGGCTTCTAATGTGTTTTGCTCAACGTCTCTGGAACATTTCTTTGGCTGTGTTTAA